The Acropora muricata isolate sample 2 chromosome 5, ASM3666990v1, whole genome shotgun sequence genome includes a window with the following:
- the LOC136917108 gene encoding tolloid-like protein 2 isoform X2 — MASFKSISFAIVHVFDCPDGITNITGKVSGEIVYPISGTYGANETKCWRIEVPKPYIGIGLYYHRYEIEECPNCACDRFDAPYAFRYSSLWPGGCGRYSPGYLSSMNRLLGSTPIEELNKRSVYLRLKTDDSIEHSGINISFIAVSDSPGRGKRTFLNVSSGQITTPKFGSKKYPASFNWEWYLLAPEGHQIHIKFESFELEQSEHCQNDYLEIREEYSWDSNNPRGIEGAFSAVLARPKCGTDSPGEIHSAGNLVWVHFRSDSNATTTYKGFKATFTSSGNRTLSISFASSIVFLISLITVTAI; from the exons ATGGCTTCTTTTAAGAGCATTTCCTTTGCCATTGTACACGTCTTTG ATTGTCCCGATGGCATCACCAACATCACAGGGAAAGTCAGCGGTGAAATTGTGTACCCTATTTCTGGGACGTACGGCGCCAACGAGACGAAATGCTGGAGAATTGAAGTCCCCAAGCCTTATATTGGTATCGGACTTTATTATCATCG TTATGAGATAGAAGAGTGTCCTAACTGTGCATGCGACCGTTTCGATGCCCCGTACGCGTTTCGATATTCTTCCCTGTGGCCAGGAGGTTGCGGACGATACAGTCCCGGCTATCTGAGTTCCATGAACCGTCTTCTAGGGTCAACGCCGATTGAAGAGTTAAACAAACGAAGTGTGTATCTACGGTTGAAAACAGACGACTCCATCGAACACAGCGGAATCAACATCTCGTTTATTGCTGTATCTGATAGCC CTGGTAGAGGAAAACGGACATTCCTAAATGTATCCAGTGGCCAGATTACCACTCCAAAATTTGGCTCGAAGAAATACCCAGCGAGTTTCAACTGGGAGTGGTATCTTCTCGCACCCGAAGGACATCAAATTCATATCAAGTTTGAGTCGTTTGAATTGGAACAAAGCGAACATTGCCAAAACGACTATCTGGAGATCAGAGAGGAGTACTCCTGGGACTCAAACAATCCAAGAGGAATTGAAGGCGCTTTTAGCGCGGTCCTTGCCAGACCAAAGTGTGGCACTGATTCACCGGGGGAAATTCACAGCGCTGGAAACTTGGTCTGGGTACATTTTCGCAGCGACAGCAATGCCACTACCACATACAAGGGATTCAAGGCTACTTTTACATCAA
- the LOC136917108 gene encoding tolloid-like protein 2 isoform X1 codes for MASFKSISFAIVHVFVVASFLEKGFCDDNCPDGITNITGKVSGEIVYPISGTYGANETKCWRIEVPKPYIGIGLYYHRYEIEECPNCACDRFDAPYAFRYSSLWPGGCGRYSPGYLSSMNRLLGSTPIEELNKRSVYLRLKTDDSIEHSGINISFIAVSDSPGRGKRTFLNVSSGQITTPKFGSKKYPASFNWEWYLLAPEGHQIHIKFESFELEQSEHCQNDYLEIREEYSWDSNNPRGIEGAFSAVLARPKCGTDSPGEIHSAGNLVWVHFRSDSNATTTYKGFKATFTSSGNRTLSISFASSIVFLISLITVTAI; via the exons ATGGCTTCTTTTAAGAGCATTTCCTTTGCCATTGTACACGTCTTTG TAGTCGCCAGTTTTCTGGAGAAAGGATTTTGTGATGACA ATTGTCCCGATGGCATCACCAACATCACAGGGAAAGTCAGCGGTGAAATTGTGTACCCTATTTCTGGGACGTACGGCGCCAACGAGACGAAATGCTGGAGAATTGAAGTCCCCAAGCCTTATATTGGTATCGGACTTTATTATCATCG TTATGAGATAGAAGAGTGTCCTAACTGTGCATGCGACCGTTTCGATGCCCCGTACGCGTTTCGATATTCTTCCCTGTGGCCAGGAGGTTGCGGACGATACAGTCCCGGCTATCTGAGTTCCATGAACCGTCTTCTAGGGTCAACGCCGATTGAAGAGTTAAACAAACGAAGTGTGTATCTACGGTTGAAAACAGACGACTCCATCGAACACAGCGGAATCAACATCTCGTTTATTGCTGTATCTGATAGCC CTGGTAGAGGAAAACGGACATTCCTAAATGTATCCAGTGGCCAGATTACCACTCCAAAATTTGGCTCGAAGAAATACCCAGCGAGTTTCAACTGGGAGTGGTATCTTCTCGCACCCGAAGGACATCAAATTCATATCAAGTTTGAGTCGTTTGAATTGGAACAAAGCGAACATTGCCAAAACGACTATCTGGAGATCAGAGAGGAGTACTCCTGGGACTCAAACAATCCAAGAGGAATTGAAGGCGCTTTTAGCGCGGTCCTTGCCAGACCAAAGTGTGGCACTGATTCACCGGGGGAAATTCACAGCGCTGGAAACTTGGTCTGGGTACATTTTCGCAGCGACAGCAATGCCACTACCACATACAAGGGATTCAAGGCTACTTTTACATCAA